The following coding sequences are from one Paenibacillus tundrae window:
- a CDS encoding carbohydrate ABC transporter permease encodes MNRLSAGLKYGTFITLLLWTLFPIYWMLVIATQESSDLFTEVSIFPRSLTLEHIFNIFVQDNYMGPLINSFIITVSSLLIVLVFGLSSAYVLGRRTFRSHYRIFKSSLMIWILLVRVLPPITFALPLYIMMNDAGLLNTKIPIIVAHVLVNLPLVIWFMMAFFYGVPGEIEESARIDGASEFMIFTKVMLPLVVPGIAAVTILSFMASWNEYLYSVIFIQSPDSFTIPLKLATLNSEQELTEWGKVAGGGLVSVLPVLLTAIFLQKHLISGLTAGAVKE; translated from the coding sequence TTGAACAGATTAAGCGCAGGTCTAAAATATGGAACTTTCATCACTCTACTCCTATGGACGCTGTTTCCAATCTATTGGATGCTCGTCATTGCTACGCAAGAATCGTCTGATTTGTTCACAGAGGTATCCATATTTCCGAGATCATTAACCTTGGAACATATATTTAACATTTTTGTGCAAGACAATTACATGGGGCCGTTAATCAATAGCTTTATCATCACCGTCAGCTCATTGTTGATTGTTCTTGTGTTCGGATTGTCCTCGGCGTATGTGCTTGGGCGCAGAACGTTCCGAAGCCATTACCGAATATTCAAAAGCTCGCTGATGATCTGGATTTTGCTCGTTCGTGTCCTACCACCAATTACATTTGCACTCCCGTTATACATCATGATGAATGATGCTGGATTGCTGAATACCAAGATTCCGATTATTGTCGCACATGTCCTGGTGAATTTGCCGCTCGTCATTTGGTTCATGATGGCATTCTTCTACGGTGTGCCAGGTGAGATTGAGGAAAGTGCACGTATCGATGGTGCATCCGAGTTCATGATTTTTACCAAAGTGATGCTGCCGCTGGTCGTACCGGGCATTGCTGCCGTAACCATCTTATCCTTCATGGCTTCATGGAACGAATACCTGTACAGCGTAATCTTCATTCAGAGCCCTGACAGCTTCACTATTCCACTGAAACTCGCCACCCTGAACAGCGAGCAAGAGTTAACGGAGTGGGGTAAGGTTGCGGGTGGCGGTCTCGTGTCCGTACTGCCTGTACTACTCACAGCGATCTTTCTACAGAAACATCTAATTAGCGGCTTAACCGCCGGTGCAGTTAAAGAATAG